One region of Pangasianodon hypophthalmus isolate fPanHyp1 chromosome 15, fPanHyp1.pri, whole genome shotgun sequence genomic DNA includes:
- the LOC113541426 gene encoding odorant receptor 131-2-like, translating into MSVTNDSTVEVLLIHQQIFQVALTEGLISKVSFAILIPLFFIYLNAIMVYTLWSKPVFKETPRYILFTHMLLNDSIQLFVTSLLYIFSLAYLKLVMAACAFLVFVSSVTFRNAPLNLALMSVERFVAICFPLRHAEIVTQKRTYIAIGIIWFMGVMHFIIDLLYVVLMDPKFLTTQIFCTRERLFIKQWQLDAYQGFNIFYFVSVTMIILSTYVRILITTRSISSNKDSAAKAHRTVLLHLIQLGLCLTSFLFSIIEKAAAMASTSSSPFMDLRYLSYVFVLILPRCLSPLIYGLRDDAVRPFFMYYFRCATGRHTSNVNVH; encoded by the coding sequence ATGTCAGTTACTAATGATAGCACAGTTGAGGTTTTGCTTATACATCAGCAAATATTCCAGGTTGCACTGACTGAGGGACTAATATCAAAAGTTAGTTTTGCAATATTAATACCTCTGTTCTTTATCTATTTGAATGCCATCATGGTCTACACTCTTTGGAGCAAGCCTGTTTTTAAAGAGACTCCACGCTACATTCTGTTCACCCACATGCTTCTCAATGACTCAATTCAGCTCTTTGTTACCTCtttgttgtatatttttagTCTCGCCTATCTCAAGTTAGTAATGGCTGCTTgtgcttttttagtttttgtttcaAGTGTAACTTTCCGAAACGCACCTTTAAACCTGGCTCTAATGTCAGTAGAGCGTTTTGTGGCCATATGCTTTCCTCTAAGACATGCTGAAATAGTCACTCAGAAAAGAACTTATATTGCCATTGGAATTATTTGGTTTATGGGTGTGATGCACTTTATAATTGACTTGCTTTATGTAGTGCTGATGGATCCTAAATTTTTAACCACACAAATATTTTGCACAAGAGAAAGGCTTTTCATAAAACAATGGCAACTAGATGCTTATCAGGGCTTTAACATATTTTACTTTGTGTCAGTGACTATGATCATCCTTTCCACATATGTCAGAATTTTGATCACAACCAGGTCCATTTCCTCCAATAAAGACTCTGCTGCAAAAGCGCACAGGACTGTGCTGCTGCACCTCATTCAGCTGGGCCTGTGTcttacttcttttctttttagcatTATAGAAAAAGCTGCAGCAATGGCCAGCACCAGCAGCAGCCCCTTCATGGACCTGCGTTATCTAAGCTATGTGTTTGTGCTGATCTTGCCACGCTGCCTAAGCCCACTCATCTACGGACTGAGAGACGATGCTGTACGGCCCTTTTTCATGTACTACTTTCGCTGTGCCACAGGCAGACACACGTCTAATGTCaatgtacactga